A window from Rana temporaria chromosome 8, aRanTem1.1, whole genome shotgun sequence encodes these proteins:
- the LOC120910079 gene encoding zinc finger protein OZF-like isoform X5 — translation MEEGETIMESKQEESSLHMDTNDHNVRNTSEESSDKSHTRTLRSHSRNTLIDPSIPEESSSGQEADHTEERSLSCSVCGKLFTKKRDLLKHKKCHTAERPYSCSECGKCLTSKQNLLLHQRIHTGERPFSCSVCRKCFTTKQHLLLHQNSHTGERLFSCSECGKSFTTKQSLLRHQNSHTGERPYSCSECGKSFSQKGNLVYHQRVHTGERPYSCSECRKSFTSKGDLVIHQRMHTGVHPYSCSECGKSFKSKGHLGYHQRIHTGESPYSCSECGKSFGSKEHLGYHQRIHTGERPYSCSECGKSFGSKGPLVYHQRIHTGERPYSCSECGKSFGSKGPLVHHQRIHTGERPYSCSECGKSYKTKGGLVSHQRTHMR, via the coding sequence ATGACCATAATGTCCGGAATACGTCTGAGGAATCTTCTGATAAATCACATACCAGGACTCTAAGATCTCACAGCAGAAATACTTTAATAGATCCGTCTATTCCCGAGGAATCTTCTTCAGGGCAGGAAGCAGATCACACAGAAGAgaggtcattgtcatgttcagtGTGTGGGAAACTTTTCACAAAAAAGAGAGACCTTCTTAAACACAAGAAATGTCACACTGCtgagcgtccctattcatgttcagagtgcgggaagtgtttgaCTAGCAAACAAAACCTTCTTttacatcagagaattcacacaggtgagcgtcccttTTCATGCTCAGTATGTAGGAAATGTTTCACTACCAAACAACATCTACTTTTACACCAGAAcagtcacacaggtgagcgtcttTTTTCATGCTCAgaatgcgggaaatctttcactaccAAACAAAGTCTTCTTAGACACCAGAAcagtcacacaggtgagcgtccctattcatgCTCAGAATGCGGGAAATCTTTCTCACAGAAAGGAAACCTTGTGTATCACCAAAgagttcacacaggtgagcgtccttattcatgttcagagtgcaggAAATCTTTCACGTCAAAAGGAGACCTTGTTATACACCAGAGAATGCACACAGGTGTgcatccttattcatgttcagagtgcgggaaatctttcaagtCGAAAGGACACCTTGGGtatcaccagagaattcacacgggtgagagtCCTtactcatgttcagagtgtgggaaatcttttGGGTCGAAAGAACACCTTGGGtatcaccagagaattcacacaggtgagcgtccttattcatgttcagagtgcgggaaatcttttggGTCGAAAGGACCCCTTGTGTATCACCAAaggattcacacaggtgagcgtccttattcatgttcagagtgcgggaaatcttttggGTCGAAAGGACCCCTTGTGcaccaccagagaattcacacgggtgagcgtccttattcatgttcagagtgcgggaaatcttacaAAACAAAAGGTGGCCTTGTGTCTCATCAGAGAACTCACATGAGATAA
- the LOC120910079 gene encoding zinc finger protein OZF-like isoform X4, with protein sequence MEEGETIMESKQEESSLHMDTTDDHNVRNTSEESSDKSHTRTLRSHSRNTLIDPSIPEESSSGQEADHTEERSLSCSVCGKLFTKKRDLLKHKKCHTAERPYSCSECGKCLTSKQNLLLHQRIHTGERPFSCSVCRKCFTTKQHLLLHQNSHTGERLFSCSECGKSFTTKQSLLRHQNSHTGERPYSCSECGKSFSQKGNLVYHQRVHTGERPYSCSECRKSFTSKGDLVIHQRMHTGVHPYSCSECGKSFKSKGHLGYHQRIHTGESPYSCSECGKSFGSKEHLGYHQRIHTGERPYSCSECGKSFGSKGPLVYHQRIHTGERPYSCSECGKSFGSKGPLVHHQRIHTGERPYSCSECGKSYKTKGGLVSHQRTHMR encoded by the coding sequence CAGATGACCATAATGTCCGGAATACGTCTGAGGAATCTTCTGATAAATCACATACCAGGACTCTAAGATCTCACAGCAGAAATACTTTAATAGATCCGTCTATTCCCGAGGAATCTTCTTCAGGGCAGGAAGCAGATCACACAGAAGAgaggtcattgtcatgttcagtGTGTGGGAAACTTTTCACAAAAAAGAGAGACCTTCTTAAACACAAGAAATGTCACACTGCtgagcgtccctattcatgttcagagtgcgggaagtgtttgaCTAGCAAACAAAACCTTCTTttacatcagagaattcacacaggtgagcgtcccttTTCATGCTCAGTATGTAGGAAATGTTTCACTACCAAACAACATCTACTTTTACACCAGAAcagtcacacaggtgagcgtcttTTTTCATGCTCAgaatgcgggaaatctttcactaccAAACAAAGTCTTCTTAGACACCAGAAcagtcacacaggtgagcgtccctattcatgCTCAGAATGCGGGAAATCTTTCTCACAGAAAGGAAACCTTGTGTATCACCAAAgagttcacacaggtgagcgtccttattcatgttcagagtgcaggAAATCTTTCACGTCAAAAGGAGACCTTGTTATACACCAGAGAATGCACACAGGTGTgcatccttattcatgttcagagtgcgggaaatctttcaagtCGAAAGGACACCTTGGGtatcaccagagaattcacacgggtgagagtCCTtactcatgttcagagtgtgggaaatcttttGGGTCGAAAGAACACCTTGGGtatcaccagagaattcacacaggtgagcgtccttattcatgttcagagtgcgggaaatcttttggGTCGAAAGGACCCCTTGTGTATCACCAAaggattcacacaggtgagcgtccttattcatgttcagagtgcgggaaatcttttggGTCGAAAGGACCCCTTGTGcaccaccagagaattcacacgggtgagcgtccttattcatgttcagagtgcgggaaatcttacaAAACAAAAGGTGGCCTTGTGTCTCATCAGAGAACTCACATGAGATAA